In Candidatus Poribacteria bacterium, the genomic stretch GATCTCTATGCAGAAGGTGAGTTAGACTCTGAATTCAAGGGAGAAGGGTTTGACACCCGTTTGGCGAAAATTACGGCGCAATCTCCAGTCGTATTTCAGAAGGTGTTTAGCGGTGCGCACACGGGACCGGCACTCTTCGATCTGCTCATCAATCCCAAATTGCTTGACATCGCCGAGTCGCTTGTCGGACCAGAGATTATGTGTCATCCCGCATACCGGGTGCGCCCCAAGCTTCCTGAGCACGATCGAACCCTCGTTCCATGGCATCAAGACGCTGGCTATATGGAGCCGAAATGTGATTCAGTCTTGCAGCTCACGATCTGGATTCCACTGATAGATGCCACTGTTGAGAACGGCTGTATGGAAGTCATCCCACACGCCCATCGGGATGGTGTGTTCCGACATCAGCACTCTGAACGTTTTTATCTTGAAATACCCGATGATGCATTGCCCGAAGTCGAGCCAGTAGTAGTTCCTGTCAAGTTTGGCAGTGTCCTTCTGTTTACCAATCTCACGCCGCACCGTTCCATCCCGAACGTCAGCAATCAGGTCAGATGGAGCGTCGATTCCCGCTATCAGGACGCGGCAAAACCGACAGGTTATCAACCCGAAGCAGGTTTTCTTGCACGGAGTCGGCTGCACCCTGAAGATGTTGTCACAGCACCAGAGGAATTCAAACGGGTTCGCGATGAACATCAACCCGGTCCCGGTCCAAATCGATGGGCAAAAGAGGAGAATAACGATGCGTAATTTCCAACAATTGCTCCCGTGTTTTCTCATATTGATTCTGTTCATGGGTGGTGCCACACCGCCAACCGAAACTCCGAAACCAGCGGAGGTTGAACTCAAGGGCACCGTCGTCTGCTTGGCAGAGGAGATGCACACGCATTATAACGTAGAACTCTTTAAAACCCATGACCATCTGTACGGTGTCAAGACCGAAGATGGTAAATACTACACGCTTCTGCGCACATCGTTAGCGGAGGCGTTATTTGTTGACGAGCGGCTGCGTGAGAAAGACTTAATCATCAACGGTCGGGTCTTTCCCAAAACGCAGTTGCTGGAGATCACTCGGTTTGCCTCTATTAAAGATGGTGTAGTACACGAGCTCTATTACTACTGCGATACATGCTACATCCGCACGGTTGCACCGGGGAATTGTGATTGTTGTCAGGCACCCGTCGTGTTAATCGAGAGACCCCTAAATGTCGATTCCACAATACCATCACCGTAGGTGTAGATTATTGATTCATTTTGAGTTGCGCCCATGTCATAACAAGTTTGTGGTGCGGTTCAACTGCAAGAATTTCATCCTGAAGGGTAGCGGCATAAAACAACAGGTTTTCAATAAACGGAAGATTCGTATCGACCCTCCCCTGATCTTCATTTTGCATCGCTGTGATGATATATGCGCCATCACCATGATATAGAAGTGCAACAATGAGATGCTTACCGACTGTCGCGAGTGGAATATACGCGCGATCGGGGTTGTGCCATTTATCATCCGTCACAATCTCTTCTATCTTGTTTGGCTTGGTGAAAAGCGTCCCAACCTCTGGTGCTTTTGTCGGTTCAAAATTCAGTGTCCTATCGGTTTCATCACCGTTTAGTGGTTTGGGGAGCCAAGGGGTTGGACACCCTACAGCATCATCGTGGTCCTGCTCAACGTTAATGCAAATCCCGCCCTCCTCAACAAACGCTAAAACGGCATCTGATCCCTGGTCAGTGAAACGCCATCCACCTTCGCAAATCTCACCTTGCCCAAGCCAGAGGATATCAAAGTCAGTAGCATTCGCTTTCGCGAGTTTTGAATCTTTCGTAACCTCGTAATCAAAGGTAAAATTCTGAACTTTTTTCACATTTTTACGAATAGTTGCTGCTTCAACCTTGGTTACGTTGTCTCCTAATATTAGGACTTTTTTTGTTTTCGCAGCTATTGATGTAACAGAGAACGTCACTACAGTAAGGAGAAAACACAAAAAACACACCGAAATGGTATGAAATTGACGCTTTATTGTAACCTTTTCCATTTCTTGAAACCTCCTTTTGATGCGATGGAAAACTGTGTTCCAAGACATAAAAATTCACTGCCCTTTTTATGTCATGAATGCTGCCGACCCCATTTACCAAT encodes the following:
- a CDS encoding phytanoyl-CoA dioxygenase family protein, with translation MKTLTDSQIHDFNENGYLLLEDALAPDDLNPLITEFEEIVDAGASDLYAEGELDSEFKGEGFDTRLAKITAQSPVVFQKVFSGAHTGPALFDLLINPKLLDIAESLVGPEIMCHPAYRVRPKLPEHDRTLVPWHQDAGYMEPKCDSVLQLTIWIPLIDATVENGCMEVIPHAHRDGVFRHQHSERFYLEIPDDALPEVEPVVVPVKFGSVLLFTNLTPHRSIPNVSNQVRWSVDSRYQDAAKPTGYQPEAGFLARSRLHPEDVVTAPEEFKRVRDEHQPGPGPNRWAKEENNDA